The Zalophus californianus isolate mZalCal1 chromosome 7, mZalCal1.pri.v2, whole genome shotgun sequence genome includes a region encoding these proteins:
- the RPS12 gene encoding 40S ribosomal protein S12: MAEEGIAAGGVMDVNTALQEVLKTALIHDGLARGIREAAKALDKRQAHLCVLASNCDEPMYVKLVEALCAEHQINLIKVDDNKKLGEWVGLCKIDREGKPRKVVGCSCVVVKDYGKESQAKDVIEEYFKCKK, encoded by the exons ATGGCCGAGGAAGG CATTGCTGCTGGAGGTGTAATGGACGTTAATACTGCTTTACAAGAGGTGCTGAAGACCGCCCTCATCCACGATGGCCTAGCACGTGGAATTCGCGAAGCTGCCAAAGCCTTAGACAA GCGCCAGGCCCATCTTTGTGTGCTTGCATCCAACTGTGATGAGCCTATGTATGTCAAGTTGGTGGAGGCCCTTTGTGCTGAACACCAAATCAACCTAATCAAG GTTGATGACAACAAGAAACTAGGGGAATGGGTAGGCCTCTGTAAaattgacagagagggaaaaccCCGTAAAGTGGTTGGTTGCAGTTGTGTGGTGGTTAAG gactaTGGCAAAGAGTCTCAGGCGAAGGATGTCATCGAGGAATACTTCAAGtgcaagaaatga